Proteins from a genomic interval of Rhizobium etli CFN 42:
- a CDS encoding ABC-F family ATP-binding cassette domain-containing protein, protein MPASITLSQISWATPDGRPLFSDLDLSFGRDRSGLVGRNGVGKTTLLKLISGQIRPQSGTVAVSGSVGVLRQSVQVAADETIADLFGVAAALELLRRAEAGAATADELASADWALEPRIATALNRTGLDAEPQTLLAALSGGQRTRAALAALIFSEPDFLLLDEPTNNLDREGREAVITLISGWRAGAVIVSHDRELLESVDQIVELTSLGATRYGGNWSHYRERKALELAAARHDLADAEKRTAEIARKAQANVERQAHRDSAGRKMAAKGGIPRIMLGGMKERSETTGGDNARLAERRRAQALEETKAAREKIEILQPLSVSLPPTGLPASKIVLKIDGVTAGYRPDEPVIRDLSFDVTGPERIAITGPNGSGKTTLLALITGELKAWAGTVAVMTGFAMLDQKVGLLDPSASIRDNFRRINPQADENTCRAALARFMFRADAALQTVSTLSGGQLLRAGLACTLGAAPPPLLILDEPTNHLDIDSISAVEAGLGAYDGTLMVVSHDETFLENIGITRRLELPGGDTGG, encoded by the coding sequence ATGCCTGCATCCATCACCCTCTCGCAAATTTCCTGGGCCACGCCTGACGGGCGGCCGCTTTTTTCCGATCTCGATCTCAGTTTCGGCAGGGACCGCAGCGGTCTCGTCGGGCGCAACGGCGTCGGCAAGACGACACTGCTGAAGCTCATCTCCGGTCAGATCCGGCCGCAGTCTGGAACGGTAGCTGTCAGCGGCAGCGTCGGGGTGCTGCGTCAAAGCGTTCAGGTCGCGGCTGACGAAACCATCGCCGATCTCTTCGGCGTGGCCGCGGCGCTCGAGCTTCTGCGTCGTGCCGAAGCCGGCGCGGCAACGGCCGACGAGCTTGCCTCGGCGGACTGGGCGCTGGAGCCACGCATCGCAACCGCGCTCAACCGGACGGGACTCGACGCGGAGCCGCAGACGCTGCTTGCCGCACTCTCCGGCGGGCAGCGGACACGCGCCGCGCTTGCCGCGCTCATCTTCAGCGAGCCGGATTTCCTGCTGCTCGACGAACCGACAAACAATCTCGACCGCGAAGGCCGCGAAGCGGTGATCACGTTGATTTCAGGTTGGCGGGCCGGCGCGGTGATCGTCAGCCATGACCGGGAATTGCTCGAAAGCGTCGATCAGATCGTCGAACTGACCTCGCTCGGCGCGACACGCTACGGCGGCAACTGGAGCCACTACCGCGAGCGCAAGGCCCTCGAGCTTGCCGCCGCCCGGCATGATCTTGCCGATGCCGAAAAGCGCACGGCGGAGATTGCCAGGAAGGCGCAGGCGAATGTCGAGCGTCAGGCACACAGGGACAGCGCCGGGCGAAAAATGGCCGCCAAGGGCGGCATTCCGCGCATCATGCTCGGCGGCATGAAGGAGCGGAGCGAAACCACCGGCGGCGACAATGCGCGTCTTGCCGAACGCCGGCGCGCCCAGGCCCTCGAAGAGACCAAGGCGGCGCGCGAGAAGATCGAGATCCTGCAGCCGCTATCGGTGAGCCTGCCGCCGACGGGGCTGCCGGCCAGCAAGATCGTGCTGAAGATCGACGGTGTGACGGCAGGTTACCGGCCTGATGAACCCGTCATCCGCGATCTCTCCTTCGACGTGACGGGACCGGAACGCATCGCCATTACCGGGCCGAACGGCTCGGGCAAGACGACGCTGCTCGCACTCATTACCGGCGAGCTGAAAGCCTGGGCCGGCACGGTCGCGGTGATGACCGGTTTTGCGATGCTCGACCAGAAGGTCGGCCTTCTCGATCCGTCAGCCTCGATCCGCGACAATTTCCGCCGGATCAATCCGCAGGCGGATGAAAACACCTGCCGGGCCGCGCTGGCCCGCTTCATGTTCAGGGCCGATGCGGCGCTGCAGACGGTTTCGACGCTCAGCGGCGGCCAATTGCTGCGGGCCGGCCTTGCCTGCACACTCGGCGCCGCACCACCGCCGCTGCTGATCCTCGACGAGCCCACCAACCATCTCGACATCGACTCGATATCGGCGGTCGAGGCGGGTCTCGGCGCCTATGACGGGACGCTGATGGTCGTCAGCCACGATGAGACGTTTCTCGAAAATATCGGCATAACGCGGCGGCTGGAATTGCCGGGCGGCGATACGGGTGGGTGA